A genome region from Primulina eburnea isolate SZY01 chromosome 9, ASM2296580v1, whole genome shotgun sequence includes the following:
- the LOC140842181 gene encoding uncharacterized protein — MVKMFGKTPRNNPTFRALMRLSRGQRLISRSFPYRMLPEQQLKLSVLKLDGSCFSFHVGRNATVSRLKMAVEEEFKLSLNDEGNSLWPLVWSHFCLCYQNQKLINDRACIQSYGIRDGDQLHFIQYLRIDNAPIQEHSKYHMIESKQRSMIFSCEAKRDDHVSEDQNRELKCFHSEEEEEENLDFPEAKSTLAGRLMELVSRSKFPGLKRKASDRRICS, encoded by the exons atggTGAAGATGTTCGGAAAAACCCCACGAAATAATCCAACTTTCAGGGCTCTAATGCGATTATCTCGCGGCCAAAGGTTGATTTCTAGGAGCTTTCCGTACCGAATGCTTCCGGAGCAGCAGCTCAAACTTTCTGTTCTCAAATTGGATGGTTCCTGTTTTA GCTTTCATGTGGGGAGAAATGCTACGGTCTCGAGGCTTAAAATGGCTGTGGAGGAGGAATTTAAGCTCTCCCTGAATGATGAAGGCAACAGTTTATG GCCACTTGTATGGAGCCATTTCTGTTTGTGCTATCAAAATCAAAAGCTAATCAATGACAGAGCTTGCATTCAAAGTTACGGGATCCGAGACGGCGATCAG CTTCATTTTATCCAATATCTGAGGATTGACAATGCACCGATCCAAGAACATTCCAAATATCATATGATTGAATCCAAACAAAGGTCAAT GATATTTTCTTGCGAGGCAAAAAGGGATGATCATGTTAGCGAAGATcagaacagagagttaaaatgctTCCActccgaagaagaagaagaagaaaacctGGATTTTCCTGAAGCAAAATCTACGCTTGCTGGACGCTTGATGGAGCTAGTGTCGCGCTCAAAGTTCCCAGGTTTGAAAAGGAAAGCATCGGATCGAAGGATTTGTTCTTGA
- the LOC140842182 gene encoding uncharacterized protein — translation MRRKRRRNEICELRTAVKFVCMLGFCLFIVVQILSQLQLPKLTASEDTIASPEFRSSKLDNPKISEFGETVINMLPEDLAFTLFLPSERAFERDLRLIRNHSLVGEKANESFAILTRVLGFSALPRWIHAADLEVGKEVIYHSISGFSLYITKDSNGTVIVNGVASELLDLKMRKTGKILVHVMDGVVMDSEFEESMQPEIE, via the coding sequence atgagaagaaaaagaagaagaaatgaaATTTGCGAATTAAGAACTGCGGTAAAGTTCGTGTGTATGCTGGGTTTCTGCTTGTTCATCGTCGTACAAATTTTGTCTCAACTTCAACTACCTAAACTCACTGCTTCAGAAGATACCATTGCTTCACCCGAATTCAGATCCTCGAAGCtcgataacccaaaaattagtGAATTCGGTGAAACAGTGATTAACATGTTACCTGAGGATTTGGCTTTCACTCTGTTTCTGCCTTCGGAGAGGGCATTTGAGCGTGATTTGAGATTGATTCGAAACCACAGCTTGGTCGGAGAAAAGGCGAACGAATCATTCGCAATACTGACACGAGTGTTGGGGTTCTCAGCTCTGCCAAGATGGATTCATGCGGCGGATTTAGAGGTGGGGAAGGAGGTGATTTACCATTCAATATCGGGATTTAGCTTGTATATTACGAAGGATTCGAATGGAACTGTGATTGTCAATGGAGTGGCATCAGAGCTGCTGGATTTGAAAATGCGCAAAACTGGGAAGATATTAGTCCATGTCATGGATGGAGTTGTCATGGATTCGGAGTTTGAAGAATCCATGCAGCCTGAGATTGAATAA